In the Aneurinibacillus soli genome, one interval contains:
- a CDS encoding ABC transporter ATP-binding protein, translating to MNGRDTVLDVNGLYVQIQTDRGMVQAVRNVSFRIEAGKVLGIVGESGCGKSMTCLAILQLLHRSASIVHGSIRLQGRELMDMNEGQIRRIRGRELSLILQNPMTAFNPVLTIGRQFIETIRTHTDLSRKQAKEKAIDCLKQMNLPDPERVFRQYPFELSGGMLQRVMIALSTLLKPSLLIADEPTTALDNVNRRNVIEAFRTIKTQGKTALLLVSHDLNVIGELADEVAVMRHGQIVESAPVDQLFASPKHEYTKLLLDARLTVGIRNEQESKAN from the coding sequence ATGAACGGAAGGGACACCGTACTTGATGTAAATGGATTGTACGTACAAATTCAAACGGATCGGGGCATGGTACAAGCGGTACGGAATGTGTCGTTTCGAATAGAGGCGGGAAAAGTCTTGGGCATTGTAGGAGAGAGCGGATGTGGAAAATCCATGACTTGTCTGGCGATTCTTCAACTGCTGCATCGTTCTGCGAGCATTGTGCATGGCAGCATCCGTCTTCAAGGACGTGAACTGATGGATATGAATGAAGGACAAATACGTCGGATTCGCGGCCGGGAATTATCGTTAATTCTGCAAAATCCGATGACCGCTTTTAATCCTGTCTTGACTATTGGAAGGCAATTCATTGAAACCATACGTACACATACAGACTTGTCACGAAAACAGGCGAAAGAAAAAGCGATCGATTGTTTGAAGCAAATGAATCTGCCTGATCCGGAAAGGGTATTTAGACAATATCCCTTTGAATTGAGCGGCGGTATGCTGCAGCGAGTGATGATTGCCCTATCCACATTGCTGAAGCCGTCTCTCTTGATTGCCGATGAACCGACAACCGCTCTCGATAATGTGAACCGGCGTAATGTTATCGAGGCGTTTCGAACCATTAAAACACAAGGAAAAACAGCGCTTTTGCTCGTTTCTCATGATTTAAACGTTATCGGCGAACTAGCCGATGAAGTGGCCGTCATGAGGCATGGCCAAATCGTAGAAAGCGCTCCAGTGGATCAACTATTTGCCAGTCCAAAACACGAATATACCAAATTATTATTGGATGCTAGACTAACGGTTGGTATCAGGAACGAACAGGAGTCGAAAGCGAATTGA
- a CDS encoding ATP-binding cassette domain-containing protein — protein MSLLVADQISKTYSSSGWFRAKKAESGVTNVSFVVEPGMCLGLLGESGAGKSTLGKIVLGLLPPGSGSVRFQGEDLYRTDRRTRKQLRRDLQAVFQDCYSAVNPRMTVKQIIGEPLRNYERLSAKEEKRIIFGLLETVGLIAGDMHKTPNQMSGGQLQRVNIARAIALKPKLIVLDEPVSSLDMVVQKQILFHLKELKEKIGLSYLFISHDVMAVNVLSDCVAIIDKGTIAETIDTAKMFECTQPASKKIILSSTKTDLYL, from the coding sequence GTGAGTTTATTGGTTGCGGATCAAATCTCCAAAACGTATTCTTCATCTGGCTGGTTTCGAGCAAAGAAGGCAGAATCAGGCGTTACCAATGTTTCATTCGTTGTAGAACCCGGAATGTGTCTAGGTCTTTTGGGAGAAAGTGGAGCGGGGAAAAGCACACTGGGCAAAATCGTTCTAGGGCTTCTCCCTCCAGGTAGTGGGAGCGTAAGGTTTCAAGGGGAAGATTTGTATCGAACCGATCGTCGAACGCGAAAACAATTGCGCCGTGATTTGCAGGCTGTTTTTCAGGATTGTTATTCAGCAGTTAATCCACGCATGACTGTAAAACAAATTATTGGAGAGCCTCTCCGCAACTATGAGCGGTTGTCTGCAAAAGAAGAAAAACGCATTATTTTCGGATTGTTGGAAACAGTAGGTCTTATTGCCGGTGATATGCATAAGACCCCGAATCAGATGAGCGGAGGACAACTACAGCGGGTAAATATAGCTCGAGCGATTGCACTAAAGCCGAAATTGATTGTGCTTGATGAACCAGTCAGCAGTTTAGATATGGTTGTACAGAAGCAAATTTTGTTTCACCTAAAGGAATTAAAGGAAAAAATAGGCCTTTCTTATCTCTTTATCTCACACGATGTCATGGCTGTAAACGTTCTTTCCGATTGTGTGGCGATTATCGATAAAGGAACAATTGCAGAGACGATTGACACTGCTAAGATGTTTGAGTGCACCCAACCTGCTTCTAAAAAGATTATATTATCATCTACCAAGACAGATCTATATCTTTGA
- a CDS encoding phosphate-starvation-inducible protein PsiE, whose amino-acid sequence MKGYILGLDQPQKRRGLITLYQKLLNTSLIILGFTLIYFLFRELFYIIKDAFLENNNVHDILGKVLVFFLYFAFVSMIVKYFNESNHFPLDYLLYIGLTAGVRFIIVNNGNPLENFWLSLVILILAISYVMVTPKMKR is encoded by the coding sequence ATGAAGGGATATATACTTGGATTAGATCAGCCTCAAAAACGGAGGGGGTTGATAACATTATATCAAAAGCTGTTGAATACATCGTTGATTATTCTGGGCTTTACCCTTATCTATTTTCTTTTCAGGGAACTTTTTTACATTATAAAGGACGCATTTTTGGAAAATAATAATGTTCACGATATTCTTGGGAAAGTGCTAGTGTTTTTCTTGTACTTCGCATTTGTCTCCATGATTGTGAAATATTTCAACGAAAGCAATCATTTTCCGTTAGACTATCTTCTTTACATCGGTCTCACGGCTGGAGTCAGGTTTATTATTGTAAATAACGGAAACCCACTGGAGAATTTTTGGCTATCTTTGGTGATTCTTATACTTGCAATCAGTTATGTAATGGTAACACCGAAGATGAAAAGATGA
- the fdhF gene encoding formate dehydrogenase subunit alpha, producing MVHEVEEGTRILDYFLQQGIEHPHVCYSPILGPIQTCDTCMCEIDGKIMRACSTYMEEGMNILTSSELAKGAQNEAMDRILENHMLYCTVCDNNNGNCRVHNTAELLEIEHQTRPFREKGYEVDMSHPFYRYDPNQCILCGRCTEVCQDVQVNETLTIDWERDIPRVIWDDNKSINESSCVSCGQCVTVCPCNALMEKSMLGEAGFMSGIKEDLLNPMIDLIKEVEPGYSGIFAISELEASMRETRTKKTKTVCTFCGVGCTFEVWTKGRKILKIEPTENSPVNSISTCVKGKFGWDFVNSKERLTKPLIRRGEAFVEVTWEEALSLMASKLSSLKETYGGKALGFISSSKFTNEENYLMQKLARQVFQTNNVDNCSRYCQSPASWGLQQTGGIGGDSGTIKDLAEAGLVILVGCAPGEGHPVLATRIKRAQKLHGHKLIAVDLRRHEMADRADLFIRPKQGTDYVWLSAVAKYMIDQNWHNPTFIEEHVNFYPEYLKLLQRFTLEFAEKETGISKETLIKVAEMIRDADGTAICWGMGVTQNVAGSYTSAAIANLLLITGNFMRSGAGAFPLRGHNNVQGAADMGTMPDIFPGYQPVTDDAIRAKFEAAYCVKIPGERGLNNIEMLEAIGRGEIKAMYISGEEMAWTDADSNHTQEMLANLDFLVVQDVFLSKTAEFADIILPAVPSLEKDGTFTNTERRVQRLYQVFEPMGDSKPDWWIFSQLAKRMGFDWNYSHPSEIYAEMASLTPFFSQCNYDVLEGWGSFHWGSPDGSNTPLLYTKGFNFPDKKARLSLFEYIPPVEFPAEFDLTLNNGRLLEQFHEGNLTNKSEGIQYKLPEVFMEISPELAKERKVKDGSLVRLESPYGKIKLRALVTDRMRGKDIYVPMHSTSHESAVNLLTGGAVDVQTHTPAYKQVKVRMEVLEPNGIKPLPMYNPRHAKRNPQMGVQVERKWAREDYQPIADVNIPGGKQ from the coding sequence GTGGTGCATGAAGTGGAAGAAGGAACTCGAATTCTTGACTACTTTTTGCAGCAAGGAATTGAACATCCACATGTTTGCTACTCACCTATTTTAGGTCCTATTCAAACTTGTGATACGTGCATGTGTGAAATAGACGGAAAAATTATGAGGGCATGCTCTACTTATATGGAAGAGGGAATGAACATCCTTACTTCTTCCGAGTTAGCAAAGGGTGCCCAAAATGAAGCTATGGATCGAATCTTAGAGAATCATATGTTGTATTGCACAGTATGTGACAATAATAACGGAAATTGTCGGGTTCACAATACCGCAGAGTTGCTTGAAATTGAGCATCAAACACGTCCGTTCCGTGAAAAAGGTTACGAAGTGGACATGTCACATCCCTTCTATCGTTACGATCCTAATCAATGCATTCTATGTGGGCGATGCACAGAGGTATGTCAAGATGTACAGGTAAATGAAACGCTCACGATCGATTGGGAGCGAGATATTCCTCGGGTGATCTGGGATGACAATAAGTCCATTAATGAATCATCTTGTGTATCCTGTGGCCAGTGTGTAACGGTCTGCCCATGTAATGCGTTGATGGAGAAGTCGATGTTAGGTGAGGCTGGTTTTATGTCCGGTATTAAAGAGGATCTGCTCAATCCGATGATCGATTTGATTAAAGAAGTCGAGCCTGGTTACAGCGGCATTTTCGCGATTTCTGAACTAGAAGCCTCTATGCGGGAGACGCGGACTAAGAAGACCAAAACAGTTTGTACGTTCTGCGGGGTAGGTTGCACGTTTGAAGTATGGACTAAGGGTCGCAAAATCTTGAAAATTGAGCCAACGGAAAATTCACCGGTCAATAGTATATCCACTTGTGTAAAAGGAAAGTTCGGTTGGGATTTCGTCAACAGCAAAGAACGACTAACGAAACCATTAATTCGTAGGGGTGAAGCATTTGTAGAAGTCACGTGGGAAGAGGCGTTAAGCCTGATGGCAAGCAAGCTGAGTTCCCTTAAAGAAACGTACGGTGGAAAGGCGCTTGGCTTCATTTCTTCGTCTAAGTTCACCAATGAAGAAAACTACTTGATGCAAAAATTAGCACGTCAAGTATTCCAAACGAACAATGTAGATAATTGTTCGCGGTACTGCCAGTCTCCGGCATCTTGGGGCCTACAGCAGACTGGTGGAATTGGCGGCGACTCCGGCACCATCAAAGACCTTGCCGAGGCGGGTCTTGTCATATTGGTCGGATGCGCCCCAGGCGAAGGACATCCTGTACTCGCAACACGAATCAAACGTGCGCAAAAATTACACGGACATAAGCTTATTGCCGTTGACCTTCGCAGACACGAAATGGCTGACCGCGCTGATTTGTTCATTCGCCCGAAACAAGGAACGGACTATGTGTGGTTATCGGCTGTTGCCAAGTACATGATCGATCAGAACTGGCATAATCCTACATTCATCGAAGAACACGTAAACTTCTATCCAGAATATTTGAAACTGCTTCAAAGATTCACTTTGGAATTCGCTGAAAAAGAAACAGGTATTTCAAAAGAAACGTTGATCAAAGTAGCCGAAATGATTCGCGATGCAGATGGAACCGCGATCTGTTGGGGGATGGGTGTTACGCAAAACGTAGCAGGCTCTTATACATCTGCTGCGATTGCCAATCTGCTTCTGATTACAGGAAACTTTATGCGTTCAGGCGCAGGTGCGTTTCCGCTTCGTGGGCATAACAACGTTCAAGGTGCTGCTGATATGGGAACGATGCCAGATATTTTCCCAGGATACCAACCGGTTACAGACGACGCGATTCGCGCCAAATTTGAAGCGGCCTACTGCGTTAAAATTCCAGGCGAACGTGGTCTGAACAACATCGAAATGTTAGAGGCTATAGGTAGAGGCGAGATCAAGGCTATGTACATCTCTGGGGAAGAGATGGCATGGACGGATGCGGATTCCAACCATACCCAAGAGATGCTTGCGAATCTCGATTTTCTTGTGGTGCAAGACGTATTCCTAAGCAAGACTGCTGAATTTGCTGATATCATTTTGCCAGCTGTGCCTTCGCTTGAAAAAGATGGTACGTTTACGAATACCGAACGTCGTGTGCAACGATTGTACCAAGTATTTGAGCCAATGGGCGACAGTAAGCCCGACTGGTGGATTTTCAGTCAACTAGCAAAACGGATGGGATTTGATTGGAATTATAGTCATCCAAGTGAAATTTACGCGGAAATGGCGTCGCTTACGCCATTTTTCTCGCAATGTAATTACGACGTATTGGAAGGCTGGGGCAGCTTCCATTGGGGATCACCAGACGGAAGTAACACGCCGCTCTTGTATACGAAGGGGTTCAACTTCCCGGATAAAAAAGCTCGGTTGTCACTCTTTGAGTATATCCCACCTGTGGAGTTCCCGGCGGAATTCGATCTGACGCTAAACAATGGCCGTTTACTTGAACAGTTCCACGAAGGAAATCTTACAAACAAATCCGAAGGCATCCAATACAAACTTCCGGAAGTGTTTATGGAAATCTCACCGGAGTTGGCCAAAGAGCGGAAAGTCAAAGATGGATCACTGGTACGTCTTGAATCACCTTATGGAAAAATCAAACTTCGTGCGCTTGTGACCGATCGCATGCGGGGGAAAGACATATACGTTCCCATGCATTCAACAAGTCATGAAAGTGCTGTGAATTTGTTAACTGGTGGGGCAGTCGATGTCCAAACGCATACACCAGCTTATAAACAAGTCAAGGTTCGAATGGAGGTTCTCGAACCAAACGGAATAAAGCCACTTCCGATGTACAATCCTCGTCATGCCAAACGCAATCCACAGATGGGGGTACAAGTAGAACGCAAATGGGCAAGAGAAGATTATCAACCAATTGCAGATGTAAATATACCAGGAGGTAAACAATAA
- a CDS encoding DUF1641 domain-containing protein, whose product MARPITKIAKTPFTESEKQSQAVENVIQVLAQNADGIQETIKLLQELHESGILGAFNAAIEAREQMAKILVGQMVRPPVTNMINNAMAAAGALTELNPEMTKKMMAGVAKGIQKSEERLRSNEKVGIIDLMKALRDPDINRAMGFGISLLKGIGEGLKE is encoded by the coding sequence ATGGCGAGACCCATTACCAAAATTGCCAAAACGCCTTTTACTGAAAGCGAGAAGCAAAGTCAAGCCGTTGAAAACGTCATCCAAGTACTTGCTCAAAATGCAGATGGTATCCAGGAAACAATAAAACTACTTCAGGAACTTCACGAAAGTGGAATTCTTGGAGCCTTTAACGCCGCAATCGAAGCGAGAGAACAAATGGCTAAAATCTTGGTGGGGCAAATGGTGCGCCCCCCTGTTACCAACATGATCAATAATGCAATGGCAGCAGCAGGAGCGTTGACAGAGCTAAATCCAGAAATGACCAAAAAAATGATGGCCGGTGTAGCAAAAGGAATCCAGAAATCAGAGGAGAGACTTCGATCAAATGAGAAGGTGGGAATTATCGATCTAATGAAGGCGTTACGGGACCCTGACATTAATCGGGCAATGGGATTCGGAATTAGTTTGCTGAAGGGGATCGGGGAAGGCTTAAAAGAATAA
- a CDS encoding ABC transporter permease — MDSIRQIFLVAGRQRIIVICVLLLSAIVLAGLLAPILAPNDPVLVDLSHKLEGPSAQFPLGTDQLGRCILSRLLYGTQVSLSLALLIVCSCVVLGLVIGCLAGYAGGKIDSIIMRGCDAVLAFPALILAISLIAIWGAGWKQMALALIIVQSVYYARFIRGIVSNLKQQNYIVAARICGTSPFRMMLRHIIPNLLPSLFIVVTLEIGWVIMDISALSFIGLGVQSPTPEWGAMINEGKSFLRSHPRLMIVPGLMIFCMVALLNILGETLGERKGLTKSIRKIGRVSEQKVGGTR, encoded by the coding sequence TTGGATAGCATTCGACAAATTTTTTTGGTGGCAGGTCGTCAACGGATCATTGTCATTTGCGTTCTGCTGTTATCGGCGATTGTGCTAGCCGGGCTTCTTGCTCCGATCCTTGCCCCAAATGATCCGGTTCTTGTTGATTTATCGCACAAATTGGAGGGCCCTTCCGCTCAATTTCCGTTAGGTACAGATCAGTTGGGCCGCTGCATACTTTCTCGTCTGTTATATGGAACGCAAGTATCGTTGAGTCTCGCTCTGCTTATTGTATGCTCCTGCGTGGTACTCGGACTTGTTATTGGCTGCCTCGCGGGCTATGCAGGAGGAAAGATCGATAGTATCATCATGCGGGGATGCGATGCGGTTCTCGCGTTTCCTGCCCTTATTCTGGCGATTAGTTTGATTGCGATTTGGGGAGCGGGATGGAAGCAGATGGCGCTCGCCTTAATCATCGTCCAGTCCGTTTACTATGCACGATTCATTCGCGGTATCGTATCTAACCTTAAACAGCAGAATTATATCGTGGCTGCTCGGATATGTGGTACATCACCTTTCCGTATGATGCTTCGCCACATCATTCCGAATCTGCTTCCTTCTCTGTTCATTGTCGTGACGTTGGAAATTGGCTGGGTGATTATGGACATTTCTGCCTTGTCATTTATCGGGCTTGGTGTACAATCCCCAACGCCTGAATGGGGAGCAATGATTAATGAAGGCAAATCGTTCTTACGCAGTCATCCGAGATTGATGATCGTGCCTGGTCTGATGATTTTTTGTATGGTGGCGTTGCTTAATATATTGGGTGAAACGCTAGGTGAAAGGAAAGGACTAACGAAATCCATACGAAAAATTGGAAGAGTAAGTGAACAAAAGGTAGGAGGAACGCGATGA
- a CDS encoding DUF2294 domain-containing protein, giving the protein MTKNTEHQFSMLVRELRKEYVGNGPKEITTRFIDSWAISEMKGNLTNIEKFMMNSEEGKRMVNEARTEFVKKIYQSSDVLAKFEELVQAKIVRVFSDINIEEDIAMTIFVFDKPLKLRSK; this is encoded by the coding sequence ATGACAAAAAACACGGAACATCAATTTAGTATGTTGGTTCGTGAACTACGCAAGGAGTATGTTGGAAACGGGCCAAAGGAAATTACTACTCGTTTTATAGACTCATGGGCCATTAGTGAGATGAAAGGAAATCTGACAAACATAGAGAAGTTTATGATGAATTCAGAAGAAGGCAAACGAATGGTAAACGAGGCGCGTACTGAATTCGTAAAGAAAATCTATCAATCTTCGGATGTGTTAGCAAAGTTTGAAGAACTTGTACAAGCAAAAATTGTACGAGTTTTTTCGGACATTAATATTGAGGAAGACATTGCAATGACGATTTTTGTTTTTGACAAGCCTCTTAAGCTGCGATCAAAATAA
- the nikB gene encoding nickel ABC transporter permease produces the protein MMQMLFYILKRFAIMAPVLLGATFVSFLLLRLTPVDPAKAYLSVSNIIPTEQTINAVRAQLGLDRPFWPQYGHWLWQLCRLDFGTSFFSKLSVSRELVARLPVTATLALLSLAIAIIISIPLGIAAALRKNHLIDHVCRLLAFLGASVPQFWLAYLLIYFLSVKLNWFPLQGADSWLHFVLPSVTLAFALIATYSRLLRTGLLESLDEPFVLYARARGIGTFTVVGRHVLRHAIRPVVTAAGMNLGKLFAGTVIVEQIFSMPGIGVFFLESVYHRDYPVIQSFIFITVVVFVLGNLAADVIQAYLDPRLTQETGKGE, from the coding sequence ATGATGCAAATGTTGTTTTATATATTGAAAAGATTCGCCATTATGGCCCCCGTTCTTTTGGGGGCTACATTCGTTTCCTTTTTGCTTTTACGTCTGACACCGGTAGACCCTGCAAAAGCGTATTTGTCTGTCTCTAATATCATTCCAACGGAACAAACGATAAACGCTGTACGTGCTCAATTAGGACTGGATCGGCCTTTTTGGCCGCAATATGGACACTGGTTATGGCAACTATGTCGATTGGACTTCGGTACCTCCTTTTTTAGCAAATTGTCAGTTTCTCGTGAGCTAGTTGCTAGACTCCCTGTGACAGCCACATTGGCTTTGCTAAGTCTGGCCATTGCCATTATCATCAGTATTCCGCTTGGTATTGCGGCTGCGCTTCGCAAAAACCATCTCATTGATCATGTCTGCCGATTATTAGCTTTTCTTGGGGCATCTGTACCGCAGTTTTGGCTTGCCTACTTGTTGATTTATTTTCTATCGGTGAAGCTGAATTGGTTTCCGCTGCAAGGGGCCGACTCTTGGCTGCATTTTGTTCTTCCCTCTGTCACACTGGCGTTTGCGTTGATCGCCACGTATTCCCGGTTATTGAGGACGGGTTTGCTGGAAAGCCTGGATGAGCCGTTTGTTTTGTATGCCAGAGCGAGAGGAATTGGAACATTCACTGTAGTGGGGCGTCATGTGCTTCGCCATGCTATACGTCCGGTTGTTACCGCCGCGGGCATGAATTTAGGGAAACTGTTTGCGGGCACGGTAATCGTGGAACAAATTTTTTCCATGCCAGGGATCGGCGTTTTTTTTCTCGAGTCGGTCTATCACCGGGATTACCCGGTTATTCAAAGTTTTATTTTTATCACGGTCGTGGTATTTGTATTGGGGAATTTGGCGGCAGATGTGATCCAAGCCTATTTAGATCCGCGTTTGACGCAAGAGACGGGAAAGGGGGAGTAG
- a CDS encoding undecaprenyl-diphosphate phosphatase yields MILDIIQTLIFAIIQGITELFPISSVAHGVLTPFVFHWKLDPEFLKEHFLPYVVMLHLGTAVALFIFFWHDWMQIIRSLFSGSKRTLLLIIVATLPAAIIGLVLEKPLKHMFSSVTSAAIFLILNGFFLYFGEKMRSRGDKEIDDLTVGQALIVGLFQSLALIPGFSRSGSSMTAGFWMGLKHEASARFSMLLATPIIAGASILEIPKLIKGGTHGLLQMSLIGGVMSGIFAFISVWILMRWFKENEITAMRPFAYYCWLVGALILLSMWL; encoded by the coding sequence ATGATTTTGGACATTATTCAAACACTCATTTTTGCGATCATTCAGGGTATTACGGAGTTATTTCCAATCAGCAGCGTAGCACACGGGGTTTTGACCCCATTTGTTTTTCATTGGAAATTAGATCCTGAATTCCTTAAAGAGCACTTTTTACCGTATGTCGTTATGCTTCACTTGGGTACAGCTGTCGCCTTATTCATTTTCTTTTGGCATGATTGGATGCAAATTATTCGTTCGCTTTTTAGCGGAAGTAAGAGAACTTTGTTATTAATCATTGTTGCAACACTACCAGCAGCCATTATTGGTCTTGTATTGGAGAAACCACTTAAACACATGTTTAGCAGTGTTACAAGTGCTGCTATATTTTTAATCTTAAATGGTTTTTTTCTCTATTTTGGAGAAAAAATGCGCTCCAGAGGTGATAAGGAAATTGATGATTTGACTGTTGGACAAGCGTTAATCGTTGGGCTCTTCCAATCCCTTGCGCTGATACCGGGTTTTTCTCGTTCTGGATCAAGTATGACAGCCGGTTTCTGGATGGGGTTGAAGCACGAGGCATCTGCTCGTTTTTCTATGTTATTGGCTACCCCGATAATTGCTGGAGCCAGCATTTTAGAAATTCCGAAGCTAATTAAAGGTGGAACTCATGGCTTGCTGCAAATGTCTCTTATTGGTGGAGTGATGTCTGGGATTTTTGCTTTTATAAGTGTGTGGATTTTGATGAGATGGTTTAAGGAAAATGAAATCACAGCAATGCGACCATTTGCGTACTATTGCTGGTTAGTAGGTGCTTTAATTTTACTAAGTATGTGGTTATAA
- the cntE gene encoding staphylopine family metallophore export MFS transporter CntE produces MLLIALPFFSQSLGAGRSEIGIIMGAYMFVSMFLRPLAGSIVDRFGPKNIFMIALILNAVVLVTYTVGNLWTFAIMRALQGAILAFFSMTVHLLIIDLLSDKVRGQGLSLLSLASMLPYTFVPALVLYMKNQVSMTEMFLIFAGLGFCNIFMGTHLFRKLNNRFHKKEETSTAHSSDGGKRKAVRTLIVPSLIMLLASIVFSVAPTFLPLYLESRGMHSAPLYFLTETAVLIIIRFFGRKHIPSSGVFPKWLLVILIGCFTVSPALIAGSLSMPVLLGAAICNGLALSLLYPTLMTYISFVVPEHVRGYAIGWFIAAADLGTSMGAFVMGWIADEFSYQVMLEAAASIGVVTLILVLLYRRQKVVVQ; encoded by the coding sequence ATGCTGCTTATTGCCCTGCCGTTTTTTTCACAAAGTCTAGGTGCTGGACGCTCGGAAATTGGTATCATTATGGGCGCATACATGTTTGTCTCCATGTTTCTACGTCCACTGGCAGGTTCTATTGTGGATCGATTTGGCCCGAAAAACATTTTTATGATTGCTCTCATTTTAAATGCGGTGGTGCTTGTCACCTATACCGTCGGAAATTTGTGGACTTTTGCCATCATGAGAGCTTTGCAGGGAGCGATATTGGCGTTTTTTTCGATGACCGTCCATCTGCTCATCATTGATTTGTTATCCGACAAGGTACGGGGACAGGGGCTATCTTTACTGTCTCTGGCATCGATGCTACCGTATACTTTTGTGCCTGCGTTGGTCTTATATATGAAAAATCAAGTTTCGATGACGGAAATGTTTCTGATCTTTGCGGGATTGGGCTTTTGTAATATTTTTATGGGAACTCATTTATTCCGGAAACTAAACAATCGTTTTCATAAAAAAGAAGAAACGAGTACAGCTCATTCATCTGATGGGGGAAAAAGGAAGGCTGTCAGGACATTGATCGTTCCCTCGCTCATCATGCTGCTGGCTTCCATTGTATTCAGTGTGGCGCCTACATTTTTACCATTATATCTGGAAAGTCGTGGGATGCATTCAGCTCCACTTTATTTCTTGACGGAAACAGCTGTGTTAATTATCATCCGTTTTTTTGGACGTAAACATATCCCTTCCTCGGGGGTTTTTCCGAAATGGCTTCTTGTTATCCTCATCGGCTGCTTTACGGTATCTCCCGCGCTAATCGCTGGGTCTCTTTCCATGCCTGTTCTGCTTGGCGCGGCGATATGTAACGGATTAGCGCTATCTTTGCTGTATCCGACGCTCATGACCTACATTTCTTTTGTCGTTCCAGAGCATGTCCGAGGTTATGCCATCGGATGGTTTATTGCTGCTGCAGATTTGGGTACGTCTATGGGAGCTTTTGTGATGGGATGGATTGCTGACGAATTTTCTTATCAGGTTATGTTAGAAGCAGCGGCTTCTATTGGTGTCGTTACATTGATACTGGTTCTTCTTTATCGCAGACAAAAGGTGGTGGTTCAGTGA